A genomic region of Alistipes megaguti contains the following coding sequences:
- a CDS encoding DMT family transporter — translation MDKGKLKGHAALWAANIIWGLNAPIGKSVLVSAANPSGISPFAMSVYRMVGAALLFWAASLFLPRERVSRRDIVLLFFASLFGIQLNQMLFLWGLSLTSPIDTSIISTIVPVLTMVLATLFLREPITWLKAGGVFLGCAGAVILVLASQHGAGHTSSIKGDILCIVSAISYATYLTAFRDVIVRYSPVTSMKWMFLFAAVVAVGIYYRPLIEVDYASLSPRTWGGIAFVVIGATFLSYLLVPIAQRYLRPTVVSMYNYVQPVVAVLFTVAIGLDTFGPTKGFAALCVFVGVWLVTKSKSRAQLEAEKAQKKTTEKPAAEK, via the coding sequence ATGGACAAAGGAAAACTCAAAGGTCATGCAGCCCTCTGGGCCGCCAACATCATCTGGGGTCTCAACGCCCCGATCGGCAAAAGCGTACTGGTCTCGGCGGCCAACCCCTCGGGGATCAGCCCCTTTGCCATGAGCGTCTACCGCATGGTGGGGGCGGCACTGCTCTTCTGGGCCGCATCGCTCTTCCTGCCCCGCGAGCGGGTTTCGCGCCGCGACATCGTGCTGCTGTTCTTCGCCTCGCTGTTCGGCATCCAGCTGAACCAGATGCTCTTCCTCTGGGGGCTGTCGCTCACCTCGCCGATTGACACCTCGATCATCTCGACGATCGTTCCCGTGCTGACGATGGTCCTGGCCACGCTCTTCCTGCGCGAACCGATCACCTGGCTCAAGGCCGGCGGCGTCTTTCTCGGATGCGCCGGGGCCGTGATTCTGGTACTGGCCAGCCAGCACGGCGCAGGGCATACCTCGAGCATCAAGGGCGACATTCTCTGCATTGTCAGCGCCATCAGCTATGCCACCTACCTCACGGCCTTCCGCGATGTCATCGTACGCTATTCGCCCGTCACCTCGATGAAGTGGATGTTTCTCTTTGCGGCCGTCGTCGCCGTGGGGATCTACTACCGACCGCTCATCGAGGTCGACTACGCATCGCTTTCGCCGCGCACGTGGGGCGGCATCGCCTTCGTGGTCATCGGGGCCACGTTCCTCTCCTACCTGCTGGTCCCCATCGCACAGCGCTATCTGCGGCCGACGGTCGTCTCGATGTACAACTACGTGCAGCCGGTGGTGGCCGTGCTCTTCACCGTAGCCATCGGGCTCGATACGTTCGGTCCGACCAAGGGGTTCGCTGCGCTGTGTGTCTTTGTCGGGGTATGGCTGGTCACCAAGTCGAAGTCCCGCGCCCAGCTGGAGGCCGAGAAGGCGCAGAAGAAGACGACCGAAAAACCGGCCGCCGAAAAATAG
- a CDS encoding DMT family transporter, which translates to MRKLPGEAFVGKTHYHFDLIFANLFFGADFSFYVSLTRNWLDFEQIFMLQVLSAALFFIPFALFSRGAFRLGWRDAGKILLVSLLVVYGWMYLLLKGASVTSPIDASVIATLGPAITLLLDHLLHPHRYLPGRAIGIVISLLGAGILLFNQGFELTRGSQAEGNLFVLLAVVAIAANTVLIKPQLERHGTLVVMGWYYIIGLAVTAPFFWRYVDHTDFLRLPLGAQAELAYILVLGTVLPMYLLYRGTEKLTAVHTALYRYIQPLAAGILAVTRGQAHFNAVNLTAAGCIFTGVILVAVGYHYSLHHPRRRHARRDSSAEVPSLGSAAAIASPSSTLTSSLSSGSPLSSGSPFSPLVAPGSSFSPLRHPDLPPLRSDGRLPLYSAVRCSRHSSGTGREH; encoded by the coding sequence GTGCGAAAATTGCCGGGTGAAGCATTCGTGGGAAAGACGCATTATCACTTCGACCTGATCTTCGCCAACCTCTTTTTCGGAGCGGACTTTTCGTTCTATGTCTCGCTCACGCGCAACTGGCTGGATTTCGAACAGATCTTCATGTTGCAGGTCCTTTCGGCGGCACTGTTTTTCATCCCCTTTGCGCTGTTTTCGCGCGGAGCCTTCCGCCTCGGGTGGCGCGATGCCGGGAAGATCCTGCTCGTCTCGCTGCTGGTCGTCTACGGATGGATGTACCTGCTGCTCAAGGGGGCGTCGGTCACCTCGCCGATCGACGCTTCGGTCATCGCGACGCTCGGTCCGGCCATCACGCTGCTGCTGGACCACCTGTTGCATCCGCACCGCTATCTGCCGGGACGCGCCATCGGGATCGTGATTTCGCTGCTCGGGGCGGGGATTCTGCTCTTCAACCAGGGCTTCGAGCTCACGCGTGGCAGCCAGGCCGAAGGCAATCTCTTCGTGCTGCTGGCCGTGGTGGCCATAGCCGCCAATACGGTGCTGATCAAACCGCAGCTCGAGCGCCACGGTACGCTGGTGGTGATGGGATGGTACTACATCATCGGACTGGCCGTGACGGCTCCCTTCTTCTGGCGGTATGTCGACCACACGGATTTCCTGCGGCTGCCGCTCGGCGCCCAGGCCGAACTGGCCTACATCCTCGTGCTGGGAACCGTGCTGCCGATGTACCTGCTCTACCGCGGCACGGAGAAGCTCACGGCCGTCCATACGGCCCTTTACCGCTACATTCAGCCCCTGGCGGCGGGTATTTTGGCCGTCACCCGCGGGCAGGCGCACTTCAATGCCGTGAATCTCACTGCCGCCGGATGCATCTTCACGGGGGTGATTCTCGTGGCCGTGGGGTATCATTACAGCCTGCATCATCCCCGCCGCCGTCATGCCCGTCGGGACTCTTCGGCCGAGGTCCCTTCATTGGGTTCCGCTGCCGCAATTGCCTCACCCTCTTCGACTCTCACTTCTTCCCTTTCATCTGGCTCGCCCCTCTCGTCTGGCTCGCCCTTCTCGCCCCTCGTTGCGCCCGGCTCATCCTTCTCGCCGCTGCGCCATCCGGATCTTCCGCCGCTGCGCAGCGACGGGCGGCTGCCGCTCTATTCGGCCGTCAGATGCTCGCGCCACTCGTCGGGAACGGGGCGCGAACACTGA
- a CDS encoding thioesterase family protein, translating to MARTLVTPIQKRFSDIDPFQHVNNVSQQMYFDVGKMEYYDRVLGGAGALLGDLRIVTVSTSTSYMGQVRMTDPVRITTTCERVGNKSLTLFQQLLVGDEVRSESRSVMVVFDFPNQCSRPVPDEWREHLTAE from the coding sequence ATGGCACGCACGCTTGTCACCCCCATCCAGAAACGCTTCTCGGACATCGATCCCTTCCAGCACGTCAACAACGTCTCGCAGCAGATGTACTTCGACGTCGGCAAGATGGAGTATTACGATCGGGTGCTCGGCGGCGCCGGCGCCCTGCTGGGCGATCTGCGCATCGTCACCGTCTCGACCTCAACCTCCTACATGGGCCAGGTGCGCATGACCGATCCGGTACGCATCACCACCACCTGCGAACGGGTCGGCAACAAGAGCCTCACGCTCTTCCAGCAGCTGCTCGTCGGCGACGAAGTGCGCAGCGAGAGCCGTTCGGTGATGGTCGTCTTCGACTTCCCGAATCAGTGTTCGCGCCCCGTTCCCGACGAGTGGCGCGAGCATCTGACGGCCGAATAG
- a CDS encoding L-threonylcarbamoyladenylate synthase, producing the protein MQNISDKKNAPLQEEVERAVEVLRRGGIILYPTDTVWGIGCDATNAEAVDRIYRLKRSENKKSMLVLCASADMVVRYVNRAPGIAFEVMEMATTPLTAILPGAAGVAPNLIPDEGTLGVRIPDHEFCRRMLRALGRPVVSTSANISGQPTAVGLQDVAQEIVDGVDFVVNPRFEGKPTRKASSIIAFGEGGEVKIIRE; encoded by the coding sequence ATGCAGAACATCAGCGACAAGAAGAACGCCCCCCTGCAGGAGGAGGTCGAACGCGCCGTCGAGGTGCTGCGCCGCGGCGGCATCATCCTCTACCCCACCGATACGGTCTGGGGCATCGGCTGCGACGCCACCAACGCCGAGGCCGTCGACCGCATCTACCGCCTCAAACGCAGCGAAAACAAGAAATCGATGCTCGTGCTGTGCGCCTCGGCCGACATGGTCGTGCGCTATGTCAACCGCGCACCCGGCATCGCCTTCGAGGTGATGGAGATGGCCACCACCCCGCTGACGGCCATTCTGCCCGGCGCCGCGGGCGTCGCCCCGAACCTCATCCCCGACGAGGGGACGCTCGGCGTCAGGATTCCCGACCACGAGTTCTGCCGGCGCATGCTGCGCGCCCTGGGACGCCCCGTGGTCTCGACCTCGGCCAACATCTCCGGCCAGCCGACGGCCGTCGGACTGCAGGACGTCGCACAGGAGATCGTCGACGGCGTCGACTTCGTCGTCAATCCCCGTTTCGAAGGCAAACCCACCCGCAAGGCTTCGTCGATCATTGCGTTCGGCGAAGGCGGCGAGGTCAAGATCATCCGCGAATAA
- a CDS encoding VOC family protein gives MEIKSRFDHFNVNVTDLDRSLKFYDKALGLKEISRQKAADGSYEIVFVGDGESSFKLELTWLRDHAATPYELGDNESHLCVRVAGDYDAVREYHRAMGCLCFENHEMGLYFINDPDDYWIEILPLKK, from the coding sequence ATGGAGATCAAAAGCCGTTTCGACCATTTCAACGTCAATGTCACCGATCTGGACCGCAGTCTGAAATTCTACGACAAGGCCCTGGGGCTGAAGGAGATCAGCCGTCAGAAGGCCGCCGACGGATCCTACGAGATCGTCTTCGTCGGCGACGGCGAGTCGTCGTTCAAACTCGAGCTGACGTGGCTGCGCGACCACGCCGCCACGCCCTACGAACTGGGTGACAACGAAAGCCACCTCTGCGTGCGCGTGGCCGGCGATTACGACGCCGTGCGCGAGTATCACCGTGCGATGGGCTGCCTCTGCTTCGAGAACCACGAGATGGGACTCTACTTCATCAACGATCCCGACGACTACTGGATCGAGATCCTTCCGCTGAAAAAATAA
- a CDS encoding YebC/PmpR family DNA-binding transcriptional regulator, which produces MGRAFEYRKARKLKRWGHMARTFTKLGKEIEIAVKAAGADPSGNTRLRILIQNAKAENMPKENIERAIKRATEKDAADYKEVIYEGYGPHGIAFLVETATDNTNRTVANIRMHFNKCGGTLGNSGSVGFLFDHKCVFKFKAPNVDPEELELEMIDLGVDEFYPEEDGITVYAPYESFGAIQKWLDDKGFEIVSGESVRIPTDTKELDAEGRESVEKLVERLEEDDDVVNVYHTMKEPDAEEE; this is translated from the coding sequence ATGGGAAGAGCCTTTGAATACCGCAAAGCGCGGAAGTTGAAGCGTTGGGGGCACATGGCCCGCACCTTCACCAAACTGGGTAAGGAGATCGAAATCGCCGTGAAGGCCGCCGGAGCGGATCCCTCGGGCAATACGCGTCTGCGCATTCTGATCCAGAACGCCAAGGCCGAGAACATGCCCAAGGAGAATATCGAGCGTGCGATCAAACGTGCCACGGAGAAGGATGCGGCCGACTACAAGGAGGTCATCTACGAGGGATACGGCCCTCACGGAATCGCCTTCCTGGTCGAGACGGCCACGGACAACACCAACCGTACGGTGGCCAACATCCGCATGCACTTCAACAAATGCGGTGGTACGCTGGGCAACAGCGGCTCGGTGGGCTTCCTCTTCGACCACAAGTGCGTCTTCAAGTTCAAGGCTCCGAACGTCGATCCCGAGGAACTCGAGCTGGAGATGATCGACCTGGGTGTGGACGAGTTCTACCCCGAAGAGGACGGCATCACGGTCTATGCCCCCTACGAGTCGTTCGGTGCCATCCAGAAGTGGCTCGACGACAAGGGCTTCGAGATCGTATCGGGTGAGTCGGTGCGTATTCCGACCGATACGAAGGAACTCGATGCCGAGGGTCGCGAATCGGTCGAGAAACTCGTCGAGCGCCTCGAGGAGGATGACGACGTGGTGAACGTCTACCACACGATGAAGGAGCCCGACGCCGAGGAGGAGTAG
- a CDS encoding rubrerythrin: protein MKIRLLLILLLFVASVGVLVWLYDGKAFLPPKHARSTWHEITADLEACGHRKHLKARQYRHFAKIAAAEHQYPAERLFRAIACSEELQEQNLAAAIHRLGGSYTPPGDIALYGSSTAGNLERCIGIERYRFGRHSDAEIRRAMSRGNRYAARLQVWAAANDLRQIVLLESLGRNSASGFAVCPRCGNLYATTYLDRYCPHCLTAGEEFIRFE, encoded by the coding sequence ATGAAAATACGTCTGTTGCTGATCCTGCTGTTGTTCGTCGCATCGGTCGGGGTGCTCGTCTGGCTCTACGACGGGAAGGCCTTCCTGCCTCCGAAGCACGCCCGTTCGACGTGGCATGAAATCACGGCCGACCTGGAGGCCTGCGGACACCGCAAACATCTCAAGGCGCGTCAATACCGGCATTTTGCGAAGATCGCGGCCGCCGAGCATCAATACCCGGCCGAACGGCTCTTCCGGGCCATAGCCTGCTCCGAAGAGCTGCAGGAGCAGAACCTTGCTGCAGCCATTCACCGTCTGGGCGGCAGCTACACACCCCCTGGGGATATTGCCCTGTACGGCAGTTCGACGGCCGGCAACCTGGAGCGCTGCATCGGGATCGAACGCTACCGCTTCGGCCGACATTCCGACGCGGAGATCCGACGGGCCATGAGCCGCGGGAACCGTTATGCCGCCCGGCTGCAGGTCTGGGCCGCGGCAAATGATCTGCGCCAGATCGTGCTGCTGGAGAGTCTGGGGCGGAACTCCGCGTCGGGATTTGCCGTCTGCCCCCGGTGCGGGAATCTCTACGCGACGACGTATCTCGACCGCTACTGTCCGCACTGTCTGACCGCCGGCGAGGAGTTCATCCGTTTCGAGTAG
- a CDS encoding phosphatase PAP2 family protein translates to MMLKTQALALFVALLLFSLKARAQLRDSTALQPDSILLQQRGNTVLTPDSISLQSNNSVLQHSYTHLCRDSVDWSAGGAFRRRIDRHTSTKAYRMLFIGTPLIVGGVIMQSYDRDFQRLRNGHVPSFHQKYDDWLQYAPAGAMLAMKACGVKSRSSWGRMLVSDAFSAGLMAIAVNSLKYTCRVMRPDGSTRNSFPSGHTATAFMTATMLHKEYGHRSPWYSIGGYAVATATGVTRQLNNRHWMSDVMVGAGIGILATEFGYFLADLIFKERGLNVYETFSVHDRYRHPSFVGFAIGVMTIPGNYTTREGMRMRFHAGPTTGVQGAWFASPYWGIGGRLTCSNLRTEINSVIQDDNFKSASVYVGPYFSYPVSLRWQVGSKLLGGYEFYKRFKTSFGDIPGRNGAAFATGVSTTYLATQNLGVRFAVDYDLAPSLVRGSGEPLHKLSFGIEVCAVFCPSGRGKATARSMERANGARK, encoded by the coding sequence ATGATGCTCAAAACACAGGCTCTCGCACTGTTCGTCGCGCTGCTGCTCTTCAGCCTCAAGGCTCGGGCACAACTCCGTGACAGCACAGCCCTGCAACCCGACAGCATCCTCCTGCAGCAGCGTGGCAACACGGTCCTGACGCCCGACAGCATCTCCCTGCAGAGCAACAATTCGGTCCTGCAGCACAGCTACACACACCTGTGCCGCGACAGCGTGGACTGGAGCGCCGGCGGCGCATTCCGCAGGCGGATCGACCGCCACACCTCGACGAAAGCCTACCGGATGCTCTTCATCGGTACGCCACTGATCGTCGGCGGCGTCATCATGCAGAGCTACGACCGGGATTTCCAGCGTCTGAGAAACGGCCACGTCCCTTCGTTTCACCAGAAGTACGACGACTGGTTGCAGTATGCCCCGGCAGGAGCGATGCTGGCCATGAAGGCGTGCGGTGTCAAGAGCCGCAGTTCGTGGGGCCGGATGCTGGTTTCGGACGCCTTCTCGGCCGGACTGATGGCCATCGCCGTCAACTCGCTCAAGTACACGTGCCGCGTCATGCGCCCCGACGGTTCGACGCGCAACTCCTTCCCCTCGGGCCACACCGCCACGGCCTTCATGACCGCCACGATGCTCCACAAGGAGTACGGCCACCGCAGCCCCTGGTACAGTATCGGCGGATATGCCGTGGCCACGGCCACCGGCGTCACGCGGCAGCTCAACAACCGCCACTGGATGAGCGACGTGATGGTCGGGGCCGGCATCGGCATCCTGGCCACCGAGTTCGGCTACTTTCTGGCCGACCTGATCTTCAAGGAGCGTGGGCTGAACGTCTACGAAACCTTCTCGGTCCACGACCGCTACCGCCACCCGTCGTTCGTGGGATTCGCCATCGGCGTGATGACTATCCCCGGCAACTACACCACCCGCGAAGGGATGCGCATGCGTTTCCACGCGGGCCCCACGACCGGTGTTCAGGGAGCCTGGTTCGCCTCGCCCTACTGGGGAATCGGCGGGAGACTGACTTGTTCGAACCTCCGCACGGAGATCAACAGTGTCATCCAGGACGACAACTTCAAAAGTGCCTCGGTCTATGTCGGCCCCTACTTCTCGTATCCCGTCTCGCTACGTTGGCAGGTGGGTTCGAAACTCCTCGGCGGCTACGAATTCTACAAACGGTTCAAAACCTCGTTCGGCGACATTCCGGGACGCAACGGCGCCGCCTTCGCCACGGGTGTCTCGACCACCTATCTGGCCACGCAGAACCTCGGCGTACGCTTTGCCGTGGATTACGACCTGGCGCCGTCGCTCGTCCGCGGTTCGGGCGAGCCGCTGCACAAACTCTCCTTCGGCATCGAGGTCTGCGCCGTCTTCTGTCCGTCCGGAAGAGGAAAGGCGACCGCCCGGAGCATGGAGAGGGCAAATGGGGCGAGAAAATAG
- a CDS encoding calcium-translocating P-type ATPase, PMCA-type yields the protein MIRYNPKGLTSAEVEKSRSEHGNNVITPPKDDSAWKLLLEKFRDPIIRILLLAAVLSLAIGFAHQDFTESIGIICAIILATCVGFWFEWDAQRRFRRLNQVNDDIPVKVMREGSIREIPRRDVVVGDVVYIEGGETVPADGELVEAVSLKINESTLTGEPEVDKTVDPAHFDPEATYPSNVAMRGTTVADGYGVMVTTAVGDRSEAGRVTEQSTVQSDEQTPLDRQLTRLSHLIGRVGIFLSGLIFCVMLGKAFLVEDLLQQDWLTISQHVLNIFMVSVAIIVMAVPEGLPMSITLSLAMSMRRMLKTNNLVRKMHACETMGAVTVICTDKTGTLTQNRMHVQELVRYDELPEREFAEVVALNSTAFLDAEGKIIGNPTEGALLEWMRRDGHDYETLRAGAKIIDRLTFSTERKYMATIIESGLTGRRLLCVKGAPEIVRAMCAADGLDEKVTAQLTAFQNRAMRTLGVAWAETSATNCTEAVRAGGLHFAAVAAISDPVREDVPAAVGQCLRAGIAVKIVTGDTPATAREIARQIGLWNDAVDGNRNHITGAEFAAMSDEELLGRVQELKIMSRARPLDKQRLVKLLQQCGEVVAVTGDGTNDAPALNFANVGLSMGSGTSVAKDASDITLLDDSFTSIATAVMWGRSLYRNIQRFVLFQLTINVAAILICFIGSIFGTEMPLTVVQILWVNIIMDTFAAMAMASLPPSPEVMQDKPRSRDEFIISRSMARTIFTCAGVMVVALLGMLFGWTLRDGGLSVHQLTIFFSTFVFLQFWNMFNAKGFETRHSVFTHLKGCREFFLILAAIAVGQILIVEFGGQVFRTVPLSWPEWAEIIGLTSLLAFGGEAVRALGRRRK from the coding sequence ATGATACGCTACAACCCCAAAGGACTGACCTCCGCCGAGGTCGAAAAGAGCCGCTCGGAACACGGCAACAACGTCATCACCCCGCCGAAAGATGACTCGGCGTGGAAACTGCTACTCGAAAAGTTCCGCGACCCGATCATCCGCATCCTGCTGCTGGCCGCCGTGCTGTCGCTGGCCATCGGCTTCGCCCACCAGGATTTCACCGAGTCAATCGGCATCATCTGCGCCATCATCCTGGCCACGTGCGTGGGCTTCTGGTTCGAGTGGGACGCCCAACGGCGCTTCCGCCGCCTGAACCAGGTCAACGACGACATTCCGGTCAAGGTGATGCGCGAGGGCTCGATCCGCGAAATCCCGCGCCGCGACGTGGTCGTGGGCGACGTGGTCTACATCGAAGGGGGCGAGACCGTCCCGGCCGACGGCGAACTGGTCGAGGCCGTCTCGCTGAAGATCAACGAATCGACCCTCACGGGCGAACCCGAGGTCGACAAAACGGTCGACCCGGCACACTTCGATCCCGAAGCGACCTATCCGTCGAACGTCGCCATGCGCGGCACGACGGTTGCGGACGGCTACGGCGTGATGGTCACCACGGCCGTAGGCGACCGCTCCGAGGCGGGGCGCGTCACCGAGCAGTCGACCGTCCAGAGCGACGAACAGACCCCGCTCGACCGCCAGCTGACCCGCCTTTCGCACCTGATCGGACGCGTGGGCATCTTTCTCTCGGGGCTGATCTTCTGCGTCATGCTGGGCAAGGCCTTTCTCGTCGAAGACTTGCTCCAGCAGGACTGGCTCACCATCTCGCAGCACGTACTGAACATCTTCATGGTCTCGGTGGCCATCATCGTCATGGCCGTGCCCGAGGGACTTCCGATGTCGATCACCCTCTCGCTGGCGATGTCCATGCGGCGGATGCTGAAGACGAACAACCTCGTGCGCAAGATGCACGCCTGCGAGACGATGGGCGCCGTGACGGTCATCTGCACCGACAAGACCGGTACGCTGACCCAGAACCGCATGCACGTCCAGGAGCTGGTGCGCTACGACGAACTCCCGGAGCGCGAATTTGCCGAGGTGGTGGCGCTCAACTCCACGGCTTTCCTCGATGCCGAGGGCAAGATCATCGGCAATCCGACGGAAGGGGCGCTGCTCGAATGGATGCGGCGCGACGGTCACGACTACGAGACGCTGCGCGCCGGAGCGAAGATCATCGACCGGCTGACCTTCTCGACCGAACGCAAATACATGGCCACGATCATCGAAAGCGGCCTCACGGGGCGCCGCCTGCTCTGCGTCAAGGGGGCGCCGGAGATCGTGCGCGCGATGTGCGCCGCCGACGGGCTCGACGAAAAGGTTACCGCCCAACTCACCGCCTTCCAGAACCGCGCCATGCGGACGCTGGGCGTAGCGTGGGCCGAAACCTCGGCGACGAACTGCACCGAGGCCGTCCGCGCCGGCGGGCTGCACTTTGCGGCCGTGGCGGCCATCTCGGACCCCGTGCGCGAAGATGTTCCGGCAGCCGTCGGGCAGTGCCTGCGGGCCGGCATCGCCGTGAAGATCGTCACGGGCGACACCCCCGCCACGGCGCGTGAAATCGCCCGCCAGATCGGTCTCTGGAACGACGCCGTGGACGGCAATCGCAACCACATCACCGGAGCGGAGTTTGCCGCCATGAGCGACGAGGAGCTGCTCGGCAGGGTCCAGGAGCTGAAGATCATGTCGCGGGCCCGTCCGCTCGACAAACAGCGGCTGGTCAAGCTGCTGCAGCAGTGTGGCGAGGTGGTCGCCGTGACGGGCGACGGCACGAACGACGCCCCGGCACTGAACTTCGCCAACGTCGGCCTGTCGATGGGTTCGGGAACCTCCGTAGCGAAGGATGCCTCGGATATCACGCTGCTCGACGACTCGTTCACGTCGATCGCCACGGCCGTCATGTGGGGGCGCTCGCTCTACCGCAACATCCAGCGCTTCGTCCTCTTCCAGCTGACGATCAACGTCGCCGCCATCCTGATCTGCTTCATCGGTTCGATTTTCGGCACCGAGATGCCGCTGACCGTCGTGCAGATCCTCTGGGTCAACATCATCATGGACACCTTCGCCGCCATGGCCATGGCCTCGCTTCCGCCAAGCCCCGAGGTCATGCAGGACAAACCCCGCTCGCGCGACGAATTCATCATCTCGCGGTCGATGGCCCGCACGATCTTCACCTGCGCCGGCGTGATGGTCGTCGCGCTGCTGGGGATGCTCTTCGGCTGGACGCTGCGCGACGGAGGCCTCTCGGTTCACCAGCTGACGATCTTCTTCTCGACGTTCGTCTTCCTGCAGTTCTGGAACATGTTCAACGCCAAGGGATTTGAAACCCGCCACTCGGTCTTCACCCATCTGAAGGGCTGTCGCGAATTCTTCCTGATCCTGGCCGCCATTGCCGTCGGTCAGATTCTGATCGTCGAGTTCGGCGGGCAGGTCTTCCGCACCGTGCCGCTGTCGTGGCCGGAATGGGCCGAGATCATCGGACTGACCTCGCTGCTGGCTTTCGGAGGTGAAGCCGTCCGGGCGCTGGGCCGCAGGAGAAAATAA
- the rodA gene encoding rod shape-determining protein RodA, which produces MTSNRHTGIFDGVDRGMVLLYVLIVLAGFVSIISASYDDTIARTFSFSHFYMKQLIWIGVAWTTALVVLLLDERFYHMFAYPAYFAGLALLVAALLFGREVNGAKAWFEFGSVRVQPVEFAKIATALALARVMSNYSFSINRPGDLFKVALVICIPLLIIILQNDTGSGIVLCSFLFVLYREGLNKWLCIPVLLIGALFIVSFLLSPMVLLVTLILVCTLSEAMMNGQWRSRIIFLAALMLSSILLCLVAALVSPGKLDIYHSLLIMTAVAVLFVAGYALRTHLTNLFILIGLFVGSMIFLPTTDYIFNSILKQHQRDRILSFLGIMSDPLGTDYNVNQAKIAIGSGGLFGKGFLHGTQIKYGFVPEKHTDFIFCTVGEEWGFLGTTFVLTLLCLLILRLMRMGERQEEPFGRIYCYCVASILLFHVLVNVGMTIGLMPVMGIPLPFMSYGGSSLIAFTILLFIAIRLDASTRHFSLNRIA; this is translated from the coding sequence ATGACAAGTAACCGGCATACAGGCATTTTCGACGGCGTCGACCGCGGTATGGTGCTGCTCTACGTCCTGATCGTCCTGGCAGGATTCGTCTCGATCATCTCCGCCTCGTACGACGACACCATCGCCCGGACCTTCTCCTTCTCGCACTTCTACATGAAGCAGCTCATCTGGATCGGTGTGGCCTGGACCACGGCACTGGTCGTGCTGCTGCTCGACGAACGCTTCTACCACATGTTCGCCTATCCGGCCTACTTCGCCGGACTGGCGCTGCTCGTTGCCGCGCTGCTCTTCGGCCGCGAGGTCAACGGCGCCAAGGCCTGGTTCGAATTCGGATCGGTGCGCGTCCAGCCCGTCGAGTTCGCCAAGATCGCCACGGCCCTGGCCCTGGCCCGCGTGATGAGCAACTACTCCTTCTCGATCAACCGCCCGGGCGACCTCTTCAAGGTGGCCCTGGTCATCTGCATCCCGCTGCTGATCATCATCCTGCAGAACGACACCGGTTCGGGCATTGTCCTCTGCTCGTTCCTCTTCGTCCTCTACCGCGAGGGGCTCAACAAATGGCTGTGCATCCCGGTGCTGCTGATCGGCGCGCTGTTCATCGTCTCGTTCCTGCTCTCGCCGATGGTGCTGCTCGTGACGCTGATTCTGGTCTGCACGCTCTCGGAGGCAATGATGAACGGGCAGTGGCGCTCGCGGATCATCTTCCTGGCGGCGCTGATGCTCTCGAGCATCCTGCTCTGTCTGGTCGCGGCCCTGGTGAGCCCCGGCAAGCTGGACATCTACCACAGCCTGCTCATCATGACCGCCGTGGCCGTGCTCTTCGTCGCGGGATACGCCCTGCGCACCCATCTGACGAACCTCTTCATCCTCATCGGACTGTTCGTCGGGTCGATGATCTTCCTCCCGACGACCGACTACATCTTCAACTCGATCCTCAAGCAGCACCAGCGCGACCGCATCCTGAGCTTCCTGGGTATCATGAGCGACCCGCTGGGCACGGACTACAACGTCAACCAGGCCAAGATCGCCATCGGTTCGGGCGGGCTCTTCGGCAAAGGGTTCCTGCACGGCACCCAGATCAAATACGGCTTCGTCCCCGAAAAACACACCGACTTCATCTTCTGCACCGTCGGCGAAGAGTGGGGATTCCTCGGCACGACCTTCGTGCTGACGCTGCTGTGCCTGCTGATCCTGCGGCTGATGCGCATGGGCGAACGGCAGGAGGAGCCCTTCGGCCGCATCTACTGCTACTGCGTGGCCTCGATCCTGCTGTTCCACGTGCTGGTGAACGTCGGCATGACCATTGGCCTGATGCCCGTCATGGGTATTCCGCTGCCGTTCATGAGCTACGGCGGATCGTCGCTCATCGCCTTCACGATCCTGCTCTTCATCGCCATCCGTCTGGATGCCTCCACCCGCCATTTCTCCCTCAACCGCATCGCCTGA